The Deltaproteobacteria bacterium genomic sequence CTCGGGGAAGTGGGCGAGCTGGGTGGCCACCGGGGGCCGCTCGCCGGCCGCCTCGGCCGCGGCGAAGCGGCGGCGGAGGTCGACGTGCTGGGGGATCGTGTCCTCGGGGGTGCCGAGGAAGTAGCCGTCGGGCATGCTGGCCGCGAACGCTTCCACCTCGGCGCGGGCCGCGGCGGGCGCCGCCGCCGCGATGCGCGCCCGCACCCGCATCGCCCGGGCGGCGCGGTCCTCGGGCTCGACCGCCCCCTTCTCGAGGAACTCACGCGCGCGGAGGTAGAGGTCCGCGAGCAGCGTGTCGCGCCAGTTGTTCCACACGCCCGGCCCCACGGCACGCATGTCGGCGTAGGTCAGGATGTAGAGCCGCTGGAGGTTGTCGACGCTGCCGACCGTCCGGCAGAAGTCGACGATCAGCTGGTCGTCGTCCACGTCGCGGTGCTGGGCCAGGTGCGACATGAGGAGGTGGTGCTGGACCAGGAACTCGCACGCCGCCCTCTCGTCCTCGTTGAGCCCGAGGCGCGCCGCGATGTCCCCCATCATGCGCGCACCGCGGCCCGCGTGGTCGTGCCCATGCCCCTTGCCGACGTCGTGGAACATCATGCCCAGGAAGAGGAGCTCCGGCCGCGGCAGCTCGTTCATCACCTGCGTCAGGTGCGGGAGCGTGCGCGCGAACTCGCCGGCCCGCAGGCGCTCCACCTCGCGCACCCCCATCAGCGAATGGTGATCGACGGTGTAGACGTGGAACGGGTCCTTCGCGATCAGGCAGTCGATGTGCCCGAACTCCGGGACGACCTCCTTCAGCACACCGAGCTTGTGCATCTCGAAGAGCGTCTCGTAGACGTGGCCCTTGGCCCGGAGGATGCCGAGGAACGCGTCCGCGACCGCCGGCGTCGCCCGCTCGGGGGCGAGCAGCGGGAGGCACTCGCGGATGAGCTCCCGCGTGGCCGCCGAGAGCGTGACGCCGTGGCGCTGCGCCTCGGCGAAGACGTGCACGAGCGCGGCGGGCTCCTCCACGAAGACCTCGCGGCCGGCGACCGAGAGCGTGCGCCCCTGGATGCGCATGCCGTCGCGAACCACGCGGCTCGTCGGGTGCGTGCCGCGGTAGGGCTCGGCCGGCTGCAGGCAGCGCGCGATGACGGCCTCGCCGAAGCGCGCCACCGTGGTCGCGTGCTCGTAGTACGCGCGCATGAACGCCTCGACGCCGGCGCGGTCCTCGCCAAAGGCGAGCGTCGGCGCGATCCGCTCCTGGAGGTCGAAGGTGAGCTGGTCCTGGTGGCCGTTGGCGGCCAGGTGGAGCGCGTTGCGGACGCGCCACAGGAAGTCGAGCGCCGTCTCCAGCTCGGCGACGGCCGCCTCGCCGATCACCCCGAGCGTCACCAGCTCCCGGAAGCTCCGCACCTTGAAGCGGACCTTGGCCATCCAGAGCGCGGTGTGCAGGTCGCGCAGCCCGCCCTGCCCGTCCTTCAGCTGCGGCTGGAGAAGGTAGACCGAGTTGCCCGAGCGCGCGTGGCGGTCGTTGTTCTCGGCGAGCTTCTCCTTGAAGAAGTGCGTCGGGTTCTGGCCCCAGACCTCCTCCAGCATGCGGCGGTCGAAGTCGGCGTAGAGCGCTTCGTCGCCCGCGAGGTAGCGCGCGTCCAAGAGCGCCGTCTTGACCTTGAGATCGCGCCCCGAGAGCCGCTCGCACTCGCGGATGTTGCGCAGCGCGTTGCCCACCTGGAGCCCCGCGTCCCAGAGCGCGTAGAGGATCACCTCGGCGACCGTCTCGACGTACGGGTTCACCTTCCAAGGGTAGAGGAAGAGGAGGTCGATGTCGGAGGCGGGGTTGAGCTCGCCCCGCCCGTAGCCGCCCTGG encodes the following:
- the glnD gene encoding [protein-PII] uridylyltransferase is translated as MRRTIRGQRPERAALEPRVQAGYRRSVILARPPSFTPFASAALLPEALEDVARAGAVAREYLGRVRAEVRARHETGAGGLELVAAYTDAVDRLVRFLCTNARAHFMSRFARLNQQCTVIAQGGYGRGELNPASDIDLLFLYPWKVNPYVETVAEVILYALWDAGLQVGNALRNIRECERLSGRDLKVKTALLDARYLAGDEALYADFDRRMLEEVWGQNPTHFFKEKLAENNDRHARSGNSVYLLQPQLKDGQGGLRDLHTALWMAKVRFKVRSFRELVTLGVIGEAAVAELETALDFLWRVRNALHLAANGHQDQLTFDLQERIAPTLAFGEDRAGVEAFMRAYYEHATTVARFGEAVIARCLQPAEPYRGTHPTSRVVRDGMRIQGRTLSVAGREVFVEEPAALVHVFAEAQRHGVTLSAATRELIRECLPLLAPERATPAVADAFLGILRAKGHVYETLFEMHKLGVLKEVVPEFGHIDCLIAKDPFHVYTVDHHSLMGVREVERLRAGEFARTLPHLTQVMNELPRPELLFLGMMFHDVGKGHGHDHAGRGARMMGDIAARLGLNEDERAACEFLVQHHLLMSHLAQHRDVDDDQLIVDFCRTVGSVDNLQRLYILTYADMRAVGPGVWNNWRDTLLADLYLRAREFLEKGAVEPEDRAARAMRVRARIAAAAPAAARAEVEAFAASMPDGYFLGTPEDTIPQHVDLRRRFAAAEAAGERPPVATQLAHFPERDYSEFAVCTRDRPGLFAMLSGALAAHGMNILAARITTSRDGVALDAFRISHDEGDGAPDAERWERVEGALRRVLAGEVNVEELVERSARPSILARRRRRVPTNVEIHNEVSREYTVVDVYTGDRVGLLFTITNTLYHLWLEIHLAKITTMVEQVLDVFYVTDHEGRKIEDPARLETVRQELMRALENEPVPAAAQAAGA